Proteins from one Acanthopagrus latus isolate v.2019 chromosome 18, fAcaLat1.1, whole genome shotgun sequence genomic window:
- the lrit3a gene encoding leucine-rich repeat, immunoglobulin-like domain and transmembrane domain-containing protein 3a — MHRLLYVHVFLCCLNMAHPFCPAQCTCVFHGRVDGAGSRSVLCNDPDMSDIPVNVPVDTVKLRVEKTAVRRIPTEAFYYLVDLRYLWITYNSITSVDTGSFYNLKVLHELRLDGNMISIFPWESLKEMPKLRTLDLHNNRLTNVPTEAIPYLLNITYMDLSSNKLATLPSDLMDIWPPFNGAPVSTNASQKVVLGLQDNPWFCDCKISKLIELSKMADTPVVLMDLFLTCSGPENLAGVLFQRAELDNCVKPSVMTSATKITSPLGSNVLLRCDATGMPTPTLIWEKNDGSQVNNTVQESPGDGIRWSIMSLHGILYKDAGNYSCKAKNVAGSAEATISVSIAGTMSTTIPPLSPSIITGPTSQGTTPAPPTGTPNSPTIAPTAPPRTSTLSAVPKRPQTSPSTSVQKGPPKQGKSQQGGNGRKLAADEKSKKSDASKSVKDLKIVEETEDTAVLLWKKDGLPNDAPLTVVYSPYGEEDIKRTLETNAGSGKVLLEGLSSGMRYSVCLVAKGSAAGKDPCVDFYTLDNMEDGGQNQLFVIISGIACALVLPLIALLLYKIIALYCKGHSTSVDEEELEKESYVKFETISMKQRTLNSHPTELWARRPTNDSERMLLCSRSSIDSQMTYKSDSSRSEWLC; from the exons ATGCATCGACTTCTCTACGTGCATGTATTCCTCTGCTGCCTCAACATGGCTCACCCCTTCTGTCCAGCCCAGTGCACCTGTGTCTTCCATGGACGCGTCGACGGAGCTGGATCCAG ATCTGTGCTGTGCAACGATCCGGACATGTCTGATATACCCGTCAACGTCCCCGTGGATACGGTCAAACTTCGTGTAGAGAAAACGGCCGTACGGCGAATTCCAACAGAAGCGTTTTACTACCTGGTGGACCTGCGGTACCTTTGGATTACTTATAATTCCATAACCTCTGTGGATACTGGAAGTTTCTACAATCTCAAAGTGCTCCACGAGCTGAGGCTGGATGGAAATATGATTTCCATATTCCCTTGGGAGTCGTTGAAAGAGATGCCCAAGCTGAGGACGCTGGATCTACACAACAACAGACTCACTAACGTTCCCACTGAGGCGATACCATACCTCCTCAATATTACATACATGGATCTATCCAGCAACAAACTGGCCACGTTACCCTCTGATCTCATGGACATCTGGCCCCCCTTCAACGGAGCACCTGTCTCTACTAATGCCTCCCAGAAAGTTGTGTTAG GCCTTCAAGACAATCCCTGGTTCTGTGACTGCAAAATATCCAAGCTGATTGAGCTTTCCAAAATGGCCGACACACCGGTGGTTTTGATGGACCTGTTCCTGACCTGCAGTGGACCTGAGAACCTGGCCGGTGTGCTCTTTCAGCGTGCTGAACTTGACAATTGTGTAAAACCATCAGTCATGACTTCGGCAACCAAGATCACGTCTCCTTTGGGCAGTAATGTTCTCCTGCGATGTGATGCCACAGGGATGCCAACACCGACTCTCATCTGGGAAAAGAACGATGGCTCTCAAGTCAACAACACAG TCCAGGAGTCACCTGGGGACGGCATCAGATGGTCCATCATGAGCTTGCATGGAATATTGTACAAAGATGCCGGGAACTACAGTTGCAAAGCAAAGAATGTTGCTGGTAGTGCAGAGGCAACCATTTCTGTCTCAATTGCTGGTACCATGAGTACCACAATCCCTCCACTGAGCCCGAGCATCATAACTGGACCAACCAGCCAAGGCACGACACCTGCTCCCCCAACAGGCACTCCCAACTCACCCACCATCGCTCCCACAGCTCCCCCTAGAACATCAACACTGTCAGCTGTCCCGAAAAGACCGCAAACCAGCCCCAGCACTAGCGTACAGAAAGGCCCGCCTAAACAAGGAAAAAGCCAGCAGGGAGGAAATGGAAGAAAGCTTGCAGCAGAtgaaaagagcaagaaaagtgACGCCTCGAAGTCTGTCAAAGACCTTAAGATTGTAGAAGAAACAGAGGACACTGCGGTTTTGCTTTGGAAAAAGGACGGGTTACCGAATGATGCCCCGCTCACAGTGGTATACTCACCGTATGGTGAGGAGGACATCAAAAGGACGCTGGAGACGAATGCTGGCAGCGGGAAAGTGCTCCTAGAGGGACTTTCTTCTGGAATGAGGTACTCAGTTTGCCTCGTAGCCAAAGGTAGTGCTGCTGGGAAAGATCCTTGTGTTGACTTCTACACACTGGACAATATGGAGGACGGTGGGCAGAACCAGCTGTTTGTTATCATTAGTGGCATTGCCTGTGCTCTGGTTTTGCCTCTCATTGCACTGTTGCTCTACAAGATCATCGCTCTGTACTGCAAAGGTCACAGCACAAGTGTGGACGAAGAGGAGCTTGAAAAAGAGAGCTATGTGAAGTTTGAGACAATTTCAATGAAACAGAGGACTTTGAACAGCCACCCAACAGAGCTCTGGGCACGCAGACCGACCAACGACTCAGAGCGAATGCTGCTGTGCTCCAGGTCCAGCATCGACTCCCAGATGACCTATAAGAGCGACAGCTCCCGGTCTGAGTGGCTCTGCTGA
- the gpm6aa gene encoding glycoprotein M6Aa, whose protein sequence is MEEDMDEGQTQKGCLECCIKCLGGIPYPSLIATILLYAGVALFCGCGHEALSGTVTILQNYFEVVRSPVDALDVFTMIDIIKYVIYGIASAFFVYGILLMVEGFFTSGAIKDLYGDFKITTCGRCVSAWFIMLTYIFMLAWLGVTAFTSLPVFIYFNIWNICQNATVLDGTTLCLDPRQYGLVPINEAKTVCAGSEKFYKMCESTELDMTFHLFICALAGAGAAVIAMIHYLMVLSANWAYVKDACRMQKYEDIKSKEEQELHDIHSTRSKERLNAYT, encoded by the exons gATGCCTCGAGTGCTGCATCAAATGCCTGGGCGGGATCCCGTACCCGTCTCTTATAGCCACCATCTTGCTGTACGCGGGTGTGGCTCTGTTCTGCGGCTGCGGACATGAGGCCCTGTCCGGCACCGTCACCATCCTCCAGAACTACTTCGAGGTGGTGCGGAGCCCTGTGGACGCTCTGGACGTCTTCACCAT GATCGACATCATCAAGTACGTGATCTACGGCATCGCCTCGGCCTTCTTCGTCTACGGCATCCTGCTGATGGTGGAGGGCTTCTTCACGAGCGGAGCCATCAAAGATCTGTACGGAGACTTCAAGATCACCACCTGCGGACGCTGCGTCAGCGCTTGG TTCATCATGCTGACATACATCTTCATGCTGGCCTGGCTTGGAGTGACGGCCTTCACCTCCCTGCCGGTCTTCATATACTTCAACATCTGGAATATTTGCCAAAATGCTACAGTGCTGGACGGGACCACGCTCTGCCTGGACCCACGCCAGTATG GTCTTGTGCCAATCAACGAGGCAAAAACAGTTTGTGCCGGATCAGAGAAGTTCTACAAGATGTGTGAATCCACTGAG CTGGACATGACTTTCCACCTGTTCATCTGCGCCCTCgctggagcaggagctgctGTCATTGCAATG ATCCACTACTTGATGGTGCTGTCTGCCAACTGGGCCTACGTGAAGGACGCCTGCCGGATGCAGAAGTACGAGGACATCAAGTcgaaggaggagcaggagcttCATGACATCCACTCCACTCGCTCCAAGGAGCGACTCAACGCCTACACATAA